Proteins encoded within one genomic window of Erinaceus europaeus chromosome 13, mEriEur2.1, whole genome shotgun sequence:
- the RNF220 gene encoding E3 ubiquitin-protein ligase RNF220 isoform X2 codes for MCSGKENPDSDADLDVDGDDTLEYGKPQYTEADVIPCTGEEPGEAKEREALRGAVLNGGPPSTRITPEFSKWASDEMPSTSNGESSKQEAMQKTCKNSDIEKITEDSAVTTFEALKARVRELERQLSRGDRYKCLICMDSYSMPLTSIQCWHVHCEECWLRTLGAKKLCPQCNTITAPGDLRRIYL; via the exons ATGTGCAGCGGCAAAGAGAATCCGGACAGTGATGCTGACTTGGATGTGGATGGGGACGACACTCTGGAGTATGGGAAGCCACA ATACACGGAGGCTGACGTCATCCCCTGCACAGGCGAGGAGCCTGGTGAAGCCAAGGAGAGAGAGGCGCTCCGGGGTGCAGTCCTAAA tGGTGGCCCTCCCAGCACACGCATCACCCCTGAGTTCTCTAAATGGGCCAGTGACG AGATGCCATCTACCAGCAACGGTGAGAGCAGTAAGCAGGAAGCCATGCAGAAGACCTGCAAGAATAGCGACATCGAGAA AATCACCGAAGACTCAGCTGTGACCACGTTTGAGGCCCTGAAGGCTCGGGTCAGGGAACTTGAACGGCAGCTATCCCGTGGGGACCGTTACAAATGCCTCATCTGCATG GACTCATACTCGATGCCTCTAACATCCATCCAGTGTTGGCATGTGCACTGCGAGGAATGCTGGCTGCGGACCCTG GGTGCCAAGAAACTCTGCCCTCAGTGCAACACCATCACAGCACCTGGAGACCTGCGGAGAATCTACTTGTGA
- the RNF220 gene encoding E3 ubiquitin-protein ligase RNF220 isoform X1: MCSGKENPDSDADLDVDGDDTLEYGKPQYTEADVIPCTGEEPGEAKEREALRGAVLNGGPPSTRITPEFSKWASDGQNMICLSVPAEMPSTSNGESSKQEAMQKTCKNSDIEKITEDSAVTTFEALKARVRELERQLSRGDRYKCLICMDSYSMPLTSIQCWHVHCEECWLRTLGAKKLCPQCNTITAPGDLRRIYL, encoded by the exons ATGTGCAGCGGCAAAGAGAATCCGGACAGTGATGCTGACTTGGATGTGGATGGGGACGACACTCTGGAGTATGGGAAGCCACA ATACACGGAGGCTGACGTCATCCCCTGCACAGGCGAGGAGCCTGGTGAAGCCAAGGAGAGAGAGGCGCTCCGGGGTGCAGTCCTAAA tGGTGGCCCTCCCAGCACACGCATCACCCCTGAGTTCTCTAAATGGGCCAGTGACG GCCAGAATATGATCTGCCTCTCTGTCCCAGCAGAGATGCCATCTACCAGCAACGGTGAGAGCAGTAAGCAGGAAGCCATGCAGAAGACCTGCAAGAATAGCGACATCGAGAA AATCACCGAAGACTCAGCTGTGACCACGTTTGAGGCCCTGAAGGCTCGGGTCAGGGAACTTGAACGGCAGCTATCCCGTGGGGACCGTTACAAATGCCTCATCTGCATG GACTCATACTCGATGCCTCTAACATCCATCCAGTGTTGGCATGTGCACTGCGAGGAATGCTGGCTGCGGACCCTG GGTGCCAAGAAACTCTGCCCTCAGTGCAACACCATCACAGCACCTGGAGACCTGCGGAGAATCTACTTGTGA